A genomic stretch from Candidatus Nitrososphaera gargensis Ga9.2 includes:
- a CDS encoding thioredoxin family protein, which produces MVKTESSPQVLRTGSRAPDFTLKGVDGKMHSLHDYKSRATLVVFICNHCPYVKARIGDIVALQSKFKPSELQVIGINSNDPNYKDEGFDNMVTFAKDHRLNFPYLIDDSQDIARAYGAVCTPDPFLFFDGKLAFHGRINDALDPEAKPTVPVMENNVRKLLKGERLEKDFDPSIGCSIKWKS; this is translated from the coding sequence ATGGTCAAGACTGAATCGTCACCTCAAGTTCTCAGAACCGGCAGCAGGGCTCCTGATTTCACCTTAAAAGGTGTAGACGGTAAAATGCATTCATTGCACGACTACAAGAGCAGGGCCACGCTTGTAGTGTTTATCTGCAACCACTGCCCTTACGTCAAGGCCAGAATTGGCGATATTGTTGCGCTGCAGAGCAAGTTCAAGCCGTCAGAACTGCAGGTCATTGGCATCAACAGCAACGATCCAAACTACAAGGACGAAGGCTTTGACAACATGGTGACGTTTGCAAAGGATCATAGGCTGAACTTTCCATACCTGATAGACGACAGCCAAGACATTGCGCGGGCGTACGGAGCAGTGTGCACGCCTGACCCGTTCCTGTTCTTTGACGGCAAGCTAGCGTTCCACGGCAGAATAAACGATGCGCTTGACCCTGAAGCAAAGCCGACAGTCCCTGTCATGGAGAACAACGTGCGCAAGCTGCTAAAGGGAGAAAGGCTCGAGAAGGACTTTGATCCTTCGATCGGATGTTCGATAAAGTGGAAGAGTTAG
- a CDS encoding electron transfer flavoprotein subunit beta/FixA family protein, whose product MANLNVAVIVKLEPDFSEGNVSYNADGTLNRAETKSILGPHSAVASSAAFYAKVRYGASVAVATMGPPIADSALQQAQLLCDADELYLYSDRMFAGADTLATAEVLKTGISKLEGKMDIVFSGHRASDGETGQTGPQTAWKLGFTFLGNVIDYDVDMQNRIVRARRMISLQGFYDVVEEVEAPLPVFIAIDPSYKASFNTVSQRLAFEKYQKEAKERAQNYKQYLKVFNAQQLGVDPKLVGLPGSPTIVYKVERIPKAKASRRAEVVDGTNREQLAKVATRMYEVVGGMVIK is encoded by the coding sequence TTGGCAAACCTCAACGTTGCGGTTATTGTAAAATTAGAGCCGGATTTTTCTGAGGGAAATGTCAGCTACAACGCTGATGGCACGCTTAATCGGGCCGAGACAAAGAGCATACTCGGGCCGCATAGCGCCGTGGCGTCAAGCGCCGCGTTCTATGCCAAGGTCAGGTACGGCGCCAGCGTAGCAGTGGCCACAATGGGCCCGCCTATAGCCGACAGCGCGCTCCAGCAGGCGCAGTTGCTGTGCGATGCTGACGAGCTTTATTTGTACAGCGATAGGATGTTCGCTGGCGCTGACACGCTTGCCACCGCAGAGGTGCTCAAGACCGGCATCTCAAAATTGGAAGGCAAGATGGACATCGTGTTTTCTGGCCACAGGGCGTCTGACGGCGAGACAGGTCAGACAGGACCCCAGACTGCTTGGAAGCTAGGCTTTACCTTCCTTGGCAACGTAATCGACTACGATGTCGACATGCAGAACAGGATCGTGAGGGCAAGACGCATGATTTCGCTGCAAGGCTTTTACGATGTCGTCGAAGAGGTGGAGGCGCCGCTTCCTGTGTTCATTGCAATAGATCCATCATACAAGGCGTCGTTTAACACCGTATCACAGAGGCTTGCTTTTGAAAAGTACCAAAAGGAGGCAAAAGAGCGCGCTCAAAACTACAAGCAATATCTGAAGGTGTTCAATGCGCAGCAGCTTGGGGTGGATCCAAAACTGGTTGGGCTGCCCGGCTCGCCAACAATCGTTTACAAGGTGGAAAGGATTCCAAAGGCAAAGGCAAGCAGGAGAGCCGAAGTCGTCGACGGCACAAACCGCGAGCAGCTTGCCAAGGTGGCGACCAGAATGTACGAAGTGGTGGGAGGCATGGTAATCAAATGA
- a CDS encoding electron transfer flavoprotein subunit alpha/FixB family protein, translating into MKKYQHLYVIIEHEDGKPVPVSLEMLGEARRLMDGYNKKYSADEKVVAVVLGHDVRRLCEELIFYGADAVIYADSPELRYARNLIDTKVISRIATSKELAAKFSDASEFVRPRYMFFAADSIGRHLSSTVLAELESGLASDINKLVIEDLEIKHEHKTKGQPMKYERTLEMYRPDFSGFLWTTILCLDNRNPAIERDYHPQACSIIPGVFAPIERDSTRRGPIVDYVPKFDECDLRVKIINRKIVKSTVDFDSKKAIVSFGRGIKDSPEENIKLVAELARELEAEVGISLPISKKPFAVSEGTSSTYMIPDRVIGTSGRKVAPLLYVAAGISGAMQHIAGMKEAGFVVAINPDEDSPIKDECDIFIKGRMEDVIPLLLEELRKQKPAIEVKK; encoded by the coding sequence ATGAAGAAGTACCAGCACCTCTATGTCATAATAGAGCACGAAGACGGCAAACCCGTACCTGTCAGCCTCGAGATGCTGGGCGAGGCAAGGCGGCTTATGGACGGCTATAACAAGAAGTATTCTGCAGACGAAAAGGTCGTCGCAGTTGTGCTTGGGCATGACGTGCGCAGACTGTGCGAGGAACTGATATTCTACGGTGCCGATGCGGTGATTTATGCAGACAGCCCAGAACTGCGCTATGCCCGAAACCTGATTGACACCAAGGTGATAAGCCGGATAGCCACTAGCAAAGAGCTTGCGGCCAAATTCTCTGACGCTTCGGAATTTGTAAGGCCGCGCTATATGTTCTTTGCAGCAGACAGCATTGGCAGGCACCTGTCGTCAACAGTGCTAGCGGAGCTTGAATCGGGCCTTGCATCGGATATCAACAAGCTTGTCATCGAGGACTTGGAGATAAAGCACGAGCACAAGACAAAGGGCCAGCCTATGAAATATGAAAGGACACTTGAAATGTACAGGCCGGACTTTTCCGGATTCCTCTGGACTACCATCCTGTGCCTTGACAATCGCAACCCTGCGATAGAGCGCGACTACCACCCACAGGCTTGTAGCATAATCCCTGGAGTGTTTGCGCCAATAGAACGCGATAGCACAAGACGCGGCCCAATAGTCGACTATGTTCCAAAGTTTGACGAGTGTGACCTCAGAGTAAAAATAATTAACAGAAAAATAGTAAAGAGCACAGTCGACTTTGACAGCAAAAAGGCAATCGTGAGCTTTGGCAGGGGGATCAAGGACTCGCCAGAAGAGAACATAAAGCTGGTGGCTGAGCTTGCCAGAGAGCTTGAAGCTGAGGTGGGCATCTCGCTGCCGATATCGAAAAAGCCGTTTGCAGTCAGTGAGGGGACAAGCTCGACCTACATGATCCCAGACAGAGTAATCGGCACAAGCGGCCGCAAAGTGGCTCCTCTGCTCTATGTCGCGGCAGGCATCAGCGGGGCAATGCAGCATATTGCCGGCATGAAGGAAGCCGGCTTTGTAGTGGCAATAAACCCTGACGAGGACTCGCCTATAAAGGACGAATGCGACATTTTCATCAAGGGAAGGATGGAAGATGTTATACCGCTTTTGCTAGAGGAACTAAGAAAACAAAAGCCTGCAATAGAGGTGAAGAAATGA
- a CDS encoding HD domain-containing protein produces the protein MDELDIPRVSKHEFLAFLQNEAKVRVDNYIEGAIEVAEEVHSDLMREDGTSPFLETHTWPVTMDVVRHYRSVNRNITSVEIVAAILHDVMEDDDRILNLHESKSYGFEAYLAYRFGNRIRDIATELKIKPLENYPGSNDIERQMARFYEYCDILRDAEYDIKAIKLADRLNNMLFIRRVPGHDKVRRYTREAEDFYLAYPMLPPKMPEFYKRMREAYEALKVAPAKKLVAA, from the coding sequence ATGGACGAGCTCGATATCCCCCGGGTAAGCAAGCACGAATTTCTGGCTTTTCTCCAGAATGAAGCCAAGGTGCGAGTAGACAATTACATCGAGGGCGCAATCGAAGTCGCAGAAGAAGTCCACTCTGATCTGATGCGCGAAGACGGCACTTCGCCATTCCTTGAAACCCATACCTGGCCTGTTACAATGGACGTGGTCAGGCATTACCGCTCTGTCAACCGCAATATTACAAGCGTCGAAATCGTGGCCGCAATACTGCATGATGTTATGGAAGATGATGACAGGATACTGAACCTACATGAATCCAAGTCGTACGGCTTTGAAGCGTACCTTGCATACAGGTTTGGCAACAGGATCCGCGACATTGCAACCGAGCTAAAGATCAAGCCACTTGAAAACTACCCTGGCTCAAATGACATCGAGCGCCAGATGGCTCGTTTTTACGAATACTGTGACATACTGCGCGACGCAGAATACGACATCAAGGCGATCAAGCTTGCAGACAGGCTCAACAACATGCTGTTTATCCGGCGCGTTCCCGGGCACGACAAGGTGAGGCGCTATACTCGTGAAGCCGAGGACTTTTACCTTGCGTATCCAATGCTGCCGCCCAAGATGCCCGAATTCTACAAAAGGATGAGAGAAGCATACGAGGCACTGAAAGTAGCTCCTGCAAAAAAGCTGGTTGCTGCATAA
- a CDS encoding NAD(P)/FAD-dependent oxidoreductase — protein MMESYDVAIIGGGSAGLAALKQLSNLGKQAILLEAGKQVGTKNISGGILYSKKPKTGRVYNVEDVYGPEFLKDAPVERKITQYMLHSTSRNKVFTMNLTAAHEYQANFGYSVLLNRLNAWFARHAGESAERQGGGIVSGVHVRSLSWQGDKTVVETDELEPFEAKAVIAADGVNSEVAEITGSRPKFTPEQLYQGVKVVVKLPEEIIEQRFGIGPDEGAAHLFAGDVTLNHIGGGFLYTNRDTLSVGAVYHYDSLMDRPAEPYTLVNALLKNPMVAEFVKDEVAIKEEIDKNLPKEEQLRVRFAVSKLIKTWNELRDVWYSPAARKKLVEAGKYKTEEEIKARLDSVQNELANKYHTKFVTDYVELEYSAKLVPDGKRCAMKKPYFKNVLFVGDAAGRGVFIGPRIEGLNVGIDDAVRAANAVARAIDRNNFGPQYMGEYYSQLIEESPYTRDMKEIDKDYVKIFLDAARDVPKDIIGQRYGMVFRLMSSGTLRGLAVGFANILGYDKLLPLVESEDTYVQVPVELAEKMGRPIQATYEPTLPTVAQRVARLKYDDDRISHIKVLDSKSQFMKKMVTLCPTSCYSMEGGDVTLQHEACIECGTCAKETEWRHPRGEKGVIYQYG, from the coding sequence ATGATGGAAAGCTATGATGTTGCAATAATCGGCGGCGGATCTGCTGGCCTTGCCGCGCTAAAACAGCTGTCAAACTTAGGCAAACAGGCGATCCTGCTTGAAGCCGGCAAGCAGGTTGGGACCAAGAACATTTCCGGCGGTATACTGTACTCAAAGAAGCCAAAGACTGGCCGGGTATACAACGTCGAGGATGTCTACGGTCCAGAGTTCCTAAAGGATGCGCCAGTCGAGCGCAAGATAACGCAGTACATGCTGCATTCTACTTCAAGGAACAAGGTCTTTACGATGAACCTGACTGCCGCCCACGAGTATCAGGCTAATTTCGGCTACTCTGTGCTGCTCAACCGGCTCAACGCATGGTTTGCCCGCCACGCAGGCGAAAGTGCCGAGCGGCAGGGTGGAGGCATCGTATCGGGCGTGCACGTCCGGTCGCTGAGCTGGCAGGGCGACAAGACGGTAGTTGAGACTGACGAGCTGGAGCCCTTTGAGGCGAAGGCAGTGATCGCTGCTGATGGCGTCAACTCGGAAGTAGCTGAAATAACCGGATCCAGACCAAAATTTACGCCCGAGCAGTTGTACCAAGGGGTCAAGGTCGTAGTCAAGCTGCCAGAAGAAATAATCGAGCAGCGGTTCGGCATCGGGCCGGACGAAGGTGCAGCTCATTTGTTCGCCGGCGATGTCACGCTCAACCACATTGGAGGCGGCTTTCTCTACACAAACCGCGATACGCTGTCAGTTGGCGCCGTGTACCATTATGACTCGCTGATGGATAGACCTGCAGAGCCCTACACGCTTGTCAACGCACTGCTGAAGAACCCGATGGTCGCCGAATTCGTAAAGGACGAAGTGGCCATCAAGGAGGAGATCGACAAGAACCTTCCAAAGGAAGAGCAGCTAAGGGTGCGGTTTGCGGTAAGCAAGCTGATAAAAACATGGAATGAGCTTCGCGACGTATGGTATTCGCCAGCTGCGAGGAAAAAACTTGTTGAAGCAGGCAAATACAAAACAGAAGAAGAGATCAAGGCAAGGCTCGACTCCGTGCAAAACGAGCTTGCAAACAAGTACCACACCAAGTTCGTAACCGACTATGTCGAGCTGGAATACAGCGCCAAGCTGGTGCCAGACGGCAAGCGCTGCGCCATGAAAAAGCCGTACTTCAAGAACGTGCTGTTTGTTGGCGACGCAGCCGGAAGGGGCGTCTTTATCGGCCCGAGAATAGAGGGTCTCAACGTAGGGATTGATGATGCAGTAAGAGCGGCAAACGCGGTAGCAAGGGCGATCGATAGGAACAACTTTGGCCCACAATATATGGGCGAATACTACTCCCAGTTGATAGAGGAGAGCCCCTATACTCGCGACATGAAAGAGATCGACAAGGATTATGTGAAAATATTCCTCGATGCGGCAAGGGACGTGCCAAAGGACATCATTGGCCAGCGTTATGGCATGGTGTTTCGGCTGATGTCAAGCGGCACGCTGAGGGGGCTGGCTGTTGGCTTTGCCAACATACTGGGCTACGACAAACTGCTGCCGTTAGTTGAGTCTGAAGACACATACGTGCAGGTGCCGGTAGAGCTTGCAGAAAAGATGGGCCGTCCCATTCAGGCGACGTACGAGCCGACCCTGCCGACTGTGGCTCAGCGCGTTGCAAGGCTGAAATACGACGACGACAGGATTTCGCACATCAAGGTGCTAGACTCAAAATCGCAGTTCATGAAAAAGATGGTGACGCTCTGCCCCACTAGCTGCTACAGCATGGAGGGAGGCGACGTGACGCTCCAGCATGAGGCGTGCATCGAATGCGGCACGTGCGCCAAGGAAACAGAGTGGCGCCACCCAAGAGGGGAAAAGGGAGTAATCTACCAATACGGCTAA